The Jiangella alba genome includes the window GCGTCGGCGCCGGGTCGGCCGGGTCGACGCCGGCCGCCTCGAGGATCTTCGTGTTGACGTAGAGCGCCGAGGTGTCGACCACGTGGGGGACGGCGTAGCGCTGGTCATCGACCGTGCCCGCGTCGATGTGCGACGGCGCCAGCGCGTCCGCGTAGTCCAGGGCGTCGATGCGGTCGCCGATGTCCTGCCAGAGGCCGAGCTGCGCGTAGTTCGGCGCCTCGACCACGTTGGCCGCGAGCAGGTCCGGCAGTTCACCGCCGCCCGCCGCCGCCGTCACCTTCTGCAGGTAGCTGTCGAACGGGACGACGGTCAGCTCGATCTGGTTCTCGTGCGACGCGTTGTACGCCTCGACGAGGGCTTCGGTCTGCGGTGCGGTCACCGAGCGGGCCCACATCGTCAGGGTGGCGCCGGTGTCGCCGTCGCCATCGGCGCTCGTGCCGCCGCCGGTGCTGGTGGGCTCGTCGTCGGAGCCGCAGGCGGCCAGCAGCAGGGCGGTCGCCGCGATGGCCGCCGCGAGGCGGGTCGGGCGGGCTCGTCGTTGAGCCATGTTCTCCTCCTGATGTGATCCTTAACATTTTCGTGATGCATGGGGTGTTCGCGGGTTCGGGGTGGATCAGGCGGGCGGGGCCGTGCTGGCGCGCAGGATCAGGCTCGGCGGCGCGAGGGTCACGCTCTCGACCCCCTCGCGCGTGCCGGTCTCGATCTGCCGCAGCGCCAGCCGGACCGTGTGCCGGCCCAGCTCGGCGAAGTCCTGGCGCAGTGTGGTGAGCGCCGGCCGGTAGTACGCGGCGTCCGGCACGTCGTCGAAGCCGACGACGCTGACGTCCTCGGGGGTGCGGACGCCCCGCTCGGCCAGCGCGTGGAACAGACCCAGCGCCATCTGGTCGTTGGCGCAGAACACGGCGGTGACGTCGTCGCGGCCGGCCAGCGCCAGCCCGGCGGCGTGGCCGGAGCGCGCCGTCCAATCGCCCTCGATCGGCGCCGGGACCTCGCGGCCGGCCTGCTCGAGCGTGCGCTCCCAGACGCTGCGCCGGATGTCGGCCTCGGCCCAGCCGGCCGGCCCGGCGATGTGGTGCACCGTCCGGTGGCCCAGGCCGAGCAGGTACTGCACCGCCTGGCGGACGCCGGGGCCGGAGTCGTACGACACGCTCGGCACGCCCGCCGAGCGCAGCCCGCCCACCGTCACCAGCGGCAGGTCGGACGGCAGCGGACCCAGCAGTGGCTGGTCCTCGGGGTGCGGGTCGACCACGATCACCGCGTCGACCAGCTGCTGGCGCAGCGACTCGACCGCTTCACGCAGCGTGCTGCGGGCCATCGGCGGCAGGTTGAGGATGCGCAGCCCGTAGCCGGCCGAGCGGGAGTCCTGCTCGACATGGCGCAGTGCCGACGCGGGGCCGTACAGCTCCTCGTTCAGCACCACCAGGCCGAGCGTCCTGGACCGCCGGGTGATCAAGGTGCGGGCGGCGACGTTCGGGGTGTAGCCGAGCACGCGCATGGCCTCGCGGACCCGCTCGCGGGTCGCCGGACGGACCCGGGGGCTCTCGTTGAGCACCCGCGACACCGTCTGGTGCGAGACGCCGGCATGCCGGGCGACCGCGTGGATGTCAGGCGGGCGGTTCGCCCTGCCGTCTGCGGATCGCTCGGTCATGGGAGCAAATGTGAACCATCACATCCGGTTCGTCAACCAGGCGTGAATAGTCATACAAGATGACTGAATGCTAGGTTGCCCCTCGTGAGTGAGAGCGACACCGTCCTCGCGCCCCGCTACCGCGACCGGGTCGCGCTGGTCACCGGCGCCGGGTCCGGCATCGGCGCCGCGACCGCTGTGCGACTGGCGGCCGAGGGCGCGCACGTGCTGCTGGCCGACGTCGACGAGGCGGCGCTCGGCTCGTCCGTTGCGGCCGCTTCGTCCGCCGCAGTCGGGACGGGGTTCGGTGGTGCGGCGGCCGGGGTGCCGCTGGACGTCGCGGACGAGGAGGGCTGGCCGCGGGTCGCCGGCCTGCTGCCCGGGCGGCTGGACCTGCTGCACTCGAACGCGGCGATCGCGGTGATCGAGCCGGCCGACCGCCTGTCCGTCGCCGACTGGCACCGTCAGCTCGACGTCAACCTCACGGCTTCCTTTCTTGCCGTGCACGCGCTGGCCGGGCTGCTGGTGTCGTCGCGCGGCTCGGTCGTCCTCACGTCGTCGGTGCACGCGATGCGCGGGCTGCCGGGCCGCCCCGCCTATGCGGCGTCGAAGGGCGCGCTGCTCTCGCTGGGGCGCCAACTGGCCGCCGACTACGGCCCCGACGTCCGCGTCAACACCGTCGTCCCCGGCCCGATCATGTCGCCCGCCTGGGACGACGTCGCGGAACCGGACCAGCGGCGCAGTGTCCGCGCCACCACGCTGGCCCGCTTCGGCCGGCCGGACGAGGTGGCGGCCGCGGTGGCCTTCCTCGGCTCGGCCGACGCCTCCTACATCACCGGCGCCACCCTCGTCGTCGACGGCGGCTGGAGCGTGACGGCGGACTCCGCATGAGCGCCGCCTGCCTCCGCGCCGACCACGTCCGCGCGGCCGGCGCCGGGCGCCGGGGTGTGGGCGCCGTCGGGCTGCGTTCGGTGCGCGTTGGGCCGGGTTCGGTCCCCGCCCGGCTGGGAGGGAGTCCCACCCTACGGGCGGGCGCCGACAACGTCCGCGCGATCGCCCCCCGCGCCACCGGCCTCCTGCGCCCGGCTGGCCTGCGCGCGACCGCCCCCCGCGCCACCGGCCCCCGCCGCCCGGCCGGCGTCCGCCCGGCCCCCGAGCTGGGGCGGCCGGCGTGAGCGTGTTCCGCGGCATCCATGGCGCCGTCGTCGCGCATCTGGGCGAGCTGATCGTCCGTGGCGACGTCGCGCCGGGGGCCGTCCTCGACCCGGTCAGGCTGGAGAACGAGTTGGGCGTCAGCCGCACGGTGCTCCGCGAGGCGCTGCGTGTCCTGGCCGCCAAGGGCATGGTCGACGCGCGGCCGAAGCGCGGCACGCTGGTCCGCCCGCGCGAGGAGTGGGCGCTGCTCGACGCCGACGTGCTGCGGTGGCAGGCGCAGAACCGCGCCGACGACGCGTTCCTGTCCGACCTCGCCGAGGTGCGCGACATCGTCGAGCCGGCCGGTGCGCGGCTGGCCGCGCAGCGTCGCACCGACGCCGACCTCGCCGCGCTCGGCGACGCGGTCGAGCGGATGACCGATCCCGACGCCGTCGTCGAGGCCGACCTCGCGTTCCACCGGGCGCTCTTGGCCGCCGCGCACAACGCGCTGCTGCGCCAGCTCGAGGAGGTCATCGCGACCGGTCTGCGCGCCCGTGACCTGCTGGTTCACGCCGACGGCGGGCACGACGACAGCGTGCCGGCCCACCGCGCCGTCCTCGACGCCGTCACACGTGGGGACGCCGACGGCGCGGAGCGTGCGGTCCGCGAGCTGCTGGCGCGAGCCGACCGCGACGTCGGGGCGATCACGTCCGGGAAGGAGCCCGAGTGAAGATCACCGCCATCGAGACGTTCCAGGTGCCGCCACGCTGGCTGTTCTGCCGCGTCGTCACCGACGACGGGGTCGTCGGCTGGGGCGAGCCGGTGGTCGAGGGGCGCGCCGACACCGTCCGCGCCGCCGTCCACGAGCTGGCCGACTACCTCGTCGGGCAGGACCCGCTGCGGATCGAGGACCACTGGCAGGTGCTCTCCAAGGGCGGCTTCTACCGCGGCGGGCCGGTGCTCTCCAGCGCTGTCGCCGGGCTGGACCAGGCGCTGTGGGACATCGCCGGCCAGGTGTACGGCGCGCCGGTGCACGCGCTGCTCGGCGGGCCGGTGCGCGACCGCGTCCGCATGTACACGTGGGTCGGCGGCGACGAACCGGCCGAGGTCGCCGACGCGATCGCGGCGAAGGTGGCCGAGGGCTTCACCGCGGTGAAGATGAACGGCAGCGCCAAGCTCGGCCCCATCGCCACCCAGGCCGAGACCGACGACGTGCTCCGGCGGCTGGCCGCGGCTCGCGAGGTGCTCGGTCCCGACCGCGACGTCGCCGTCGACTTCCACGGCCGCGTCTCGCCGGCCAACGCGCGCCGGCTGCTGCCGCTCATGGCGCCCTTGCATCCGCTGTTCGTCGAGGAGCCGGTGCTGCCGGAGCTCGGCGCCCAACTGTCGTCGGTCGTCGCGGCGAGCTCGGTGCCGATCGCGACCGGTGAGCGGCTGTTCGGCCGGTCCGAGTTCACCGGACCGCTGGCCGCCGGCGTCAGCGTCGTCCAGCCGGACATCTCGCACGCGGGCGGCATCTCCGAGGTACGCCGCATCGCCGCGCAGGCCGAGGTGACCGGCGCGACCCTGGCGCCGCACTGCCCGCTCGGCCCGATCGCCCTGGCCGCGAGCCTGCAGGTGGCGTTCGCGACGCCGAACTTCCTGATCCAGGAGCAGAGCCTCGGCATCCACTACAACGTCGGCAACGACCTGCTCGACTACCTCGTCGACCCCGCCGTCTTCCGTTTCGTCGACGGGTACGTGGAGCGGCCGACGGCGCCCGGGCTGGGCATCGCGATCGACGAGGCCGCCGTTCGCCGCGCCGACGAGATCGGGCACCGGTGGCGTGGTCCGGTCTGGCGGCACCCGGACGGTTCCTTCGCCGAGTGGTGAGCTGACGCCTACTCGACGGCGGACAGCCCGCCGAACTCCTGCAGGTCGTCGCCCGGGGACCCGCCGAGGACGAGGATCGCGGCGATGGCAGCGGCGGCGACGGCGAGGCCGATGAGGATGACGACCGCCAGCTCCATCCGGTAGCGCCGTTCTTCCGTTGCCTTGTGCTGGCTCACGGTGCCCCCCGAGAAGTCCACGGTTCGAGAAGAATTGTCCCGAAACAAACCTTAAGGGTCTTGTCAACCGAATCGCGTAGATCGTTCCCGTTCCGTGGTCCAGCGAATCCTGGACGTGCCGACCTTGTCGGACCGCCGTGCCAGGATCGGACCGTGCTCACCATCAGCCCCGGCCAACGCCGGCTCCGGTTGCTGCGCCGGCACCACCTCGCCCGCGAGACGCCGGCCGGGTCGGTCGCCGGCGCGGCCGCCGGCATGGTCGTCCTGCACGCCACCGATCCCGCCACGGTGTACGTGTCGGCGCTGGTCAGAGTGCCCGAGGCCACCCTCGGCGACGTGTCGGCGGCGTTGTACGACGACCGCTCGGTGGTGAAGCTCATCGCCATGCGGCGCACCATGTTCGTCGCGCCCACCGCGTTCGCCCCGGTCGTCCACAGCGCCGCCGGGCTGGCCATCGCTGCGAGGCTGCGCCGTCAGCTGGTCCAGCACCTCAGCACGTTGCCCACCGAACCACCCATCGACGGCGACGTCGCCGCGTGGCTGGCCGACGTCGAGACCGCCACCGAGAAGGCGGTCGACGAACGCGGCGAGGCGCTGGCCACCGAGCTGGCGAAGGCCGAGCCGCGGCTGCGCACCGCCATCCTGCCCACCACCGACAAGAAGTGGGACGTCAAGCAGAACATCACCAGCCGCGTGCTCACACTCATGGGCGCCGACGGCCGCGTCGTGCGCGGACGACCGGCGGGCACCTGGCTGTCGCGGCAGCACCGATGGGCATCGGTGCGCGGCCTCTGGCCCGACGGCCTGCCCGACGTCCCCGAGGCCGACGCTCGGGCCGAGCTGGCCCGGCGCTGGCTGCGTGCGTTCGGGCCGGCCACGGTGGCCGACGTGCAGTGGTGGACGGGGTGGACGCTCGGGGTCACGCGCACGGTGCTGGCCGGCCTCGACACCGCCGACGTCGACCTCGACGGCGAACCGGGCCTCGTCCTGGCCGACGACACCGAGCCCGAGGCCGACGTCGCACCGGTGGCCACGCTGCTGCCGGCACTCGACCCCACGCCCATGGGCTGGCAGCGGCGCGACTGGTTCCTCGGCCCGCATCGCGACGCGCTGTTCGACCGCAACGGCAACATCGGGCCCACGGTGTGGTGGGGCGGACGGGTGGTGGGCGGGTGGGGCATGCACGACGGCGCCATCCGGTGGCGGCTGCTCGAAGACGCCGGCGCCGAGGCCACGGCCGCCGTCGAGCAGGCGGCCGCCGAGCTCGAACCGCGGCTGGGCGGCGCGTCGATCATCCCGAGTTTCCGCACCCCGCTGGAGCGCGAGCTGGCCGGCGGCTGACGCGCGGGGGCTGTCCCCACCACGGTGCACGGGCCTGCCGGATCGTCGTACCGGCCTGGGTACGACAGGGTCGAGACACCAGCCCATTCGACGAAGGGACCAGCCACCATGCGCTCGTTGCCACGGGTTCTCGCCCTCTCCGCCGCCTCGGTGGTCGTCGCGGGCGCCTGCGCGGTGACCGTCGTGGCGACGGCGCTGGCGGCGGCCGGTGACTCCGTCGTGCGTGGCCTCGACCGGCGCGCGCACCCGCTCACCGGAGCACCCGGCGACGACGACCTGGCCCCGTTCGGCCGCATGATCGGCGCCGCCGGCGTCGTGGGCGTCGACGCCGCGGCGCCCGTCTCCTCGCCGGAGTTCGTCACGACCGAGCGGCGGCTGCTGCGCTACCTCGCCGAGCACCAGGGCTTCCGGACGTTCGCCCAGGAGGTCGGCTGGAGCACCGGCGTCCTGCTTGACGACTACGTCGTGCACGGAATCGGCGACCCGCGGGCGATCATCAGCCGCGAGCCGCTCGACTCCGGCGACCTGCTCGCCCTGGTCGAGTGGATCCGCGGCTTCAACCTGGACCACGACGAGCCGATCCGGTTCGTCGGCGTCGGGCTCGGCCACGCCGCAGCGGTGGCGTCCGACCGCGTCGTGGCCTACGCGGCCGGCATCCACCCCGACCTCGCGGCGCGGCTGACCGAGCTGTACGCCGTGCCGCCGGCCGAGCCAGAGCGCCGCCGCCACGGCGCCGTCGAGGCGTACGAACTGCTCGCGGCGCTGCCGGACGACGGCGGCGAGCATGTCTGGGCCGTGCAGCACGCCCGCAGCATCGTCCAGCACACGACGGCGCTCGCGTTCGACCTGGCGACGCCCGAGGGGCGCACCGCGCAGCGCGCGTACCGCGACGACGTGCTGGCCGCGACCATCGTCTGGTGGCAGCGGCAGACCGGCCACCGCATGGCGCTGACCACGCAGCACAGCGACGCCGGCGGCACGCTCCTGCGCGATTCCCTCGGCGCCGGCTACGTCAGCATCGGCTTCACCGGCGCCGACGACGACGTCCTGGGCCGCGTGCGGTTCGACGACTACCTGATCGACCTCCGCCGGGTCACCGGTCCGGCCCGGCGCTGGCTGGCCGCGCAGGTCGCGCCGGGCCACGGGCATGACCTGCTGATCCACCTCGACGACGTTCGACAGTCGCGGCTACAGCCGTCGTCCGCCTAGGCTCGGAGACATGTGCCGCAACATCAGACCCCTCAACAACCTGGCCCCGCCCGCCACCAACGACGAGGTGTACGACGCCGCGCTGCAGTACGTGCGCAAGCTGGCCGGCACCCGCAGCCCGTCGCAGGCCAACCGTGAGGCGTTCGACATCGCCGTCGAGGAGATCGCGCACTCCACGCGCCACCTGCTCGACGCGCTGGTCACCCACGCCCCGCCGCGCGACCGCGAGGTCGAGGCCGCCAAGGCGCGGGCCCGCTACGAGGCCCGTATCGCCGCCGGCGCGCCCCGCTGACACGCCTAGGGTGTGTCTCCCGGGTCCGTGGCCTACTGCGCGACGCCCAGGCGGCGCCTCGCGGCGTTCTCGTCAGTCGTCATAGAACCCCGCTATGACTCCTTCCTCGGCCTTGCGAGGCATCCACCTGGACGCCGCTCGCTACGGCCGAGACCCGGGAGACACACCCTAGTCCAGCCGCATCGCGATCGGAGTGCCGAGCTCGACGGTGCGGCTCACGGTGCACAGGCGGTCGTGCGACTTCTTGACGGCGTCGGGCAGCACCTCGCGCGCGGCATCGCCGTCGGCGCCGTCGGGGAAGCGGATCCTGATCGACACCTCGATGTCCTCGAGCCGGTTGCCCTGGTCGTCGCGGATCTTGTTCGCGGTGGTCGTCAGCTCGAACGTCTCGGGCTCGGCGCGGCGCGAGGTGATGAAGTCGATGTCGATGGCCGAGCAGCCGGCGATCGCGGTCAGCAGCAACTCGACCGGGGTGAAGTCGCCGTCGTCGCCCTGCCCGAACGGCAGTTCGCCACCGCGGGCGTTGGTGGCGACGTAGCGGCGCTCGCCGACTCGTCGCAGGGACACCGTACGTCGTGCGTTCTCAGCCATGCCGACAGCCTGACACGCGGCGTCGGGCGGTCAGTGGGCGGCGTGGTGGTGCTCCAGCAACTCGCGCGCCAGCCGCCGTCCGGCGTCGGCGAGCGCGGGCGGGTCGGTGACGAACGCCAGCGGCCCGGCGCTCAGCAGCAGGATGCCCAGCCGCCGGTCGACCGGTGACAGCAGCCGGACCCGCACCTTCACCGACTCCTCGTCCTCGGCGAGCAGTTCGGAACTCTCGGCGAACCGGTCCACCGCCCAGCGCGCGTCCTGCGGCACCACCAGTTCGATCTGCCGCACGCGCCGGTGCCCGGCCAGCCGGTCCTCGACCTCCGGCGGCCGCTCGAACGTTTCTTCCAGCAGCGTCGCGTCACGGATGCCGGTGAGCAGGAAGCTGCCGACGACCCGGCCGTCGGCCGACATGCCCGCGTCGACCTCCCAGCCGCGGCGGGTGCGCAGCAGGCGATACGGCGCGATGCGGTGCTCCATGCTGTCGTCGTGCCACACCGGCGTGTACTCGACCCGCACCCAGCGCCGCCGCCGGATCGCGTCGACGAGGAGCTCGGCCAGCTCGGCCTTCCAGTGGTCGTCGACCGGGTGGATGCCGCGCAGCATGGTGTCGCCGAGCGCCCGCAGCGCGCCGTCGAGCACGTTGTTGTCCGGCTCCAGCGACAACAGGGCCTGCCCGGCACGATAGATGTGCGCGAGGTCGGCCGGCGCCGTGTGCAGCACGCCGATCTCGGCGGCCGGGTGGTCGGTCGACGCGCGCACGACCTCGGCGGTCGCCGGGTCGACGTCGTCGGCCTCGCCGTCGGCATCGACGAACTCGATGCGCACCTGGCGCAGCGGTCCGGTGTCGACGGCCGCGCTGTCGGCGCAGTAGAACGCCACGATCTCATCGCGCAGCGTCTGCTCGTCGACGTCCAGCTCGGCCGCCAGCCGGTGCAACGGGACGCCGTCGGGGTGCATGGTGAGGATGCGAAGCGCGTGCGTCACCCGCTCGAAGCGGCGGACGAACACGGGCGGAGGAACGCTCATGGCTCAGTCCAGAAGTGATTCCAGCTCCAGCAGGAGCTCACGGCGGATGGTCTCGGGAGCCAGCACCCGGACGCGCGGCCCGAGCTCGTAGACCCGGTTGCGGAACGCCGCCCGGTGCGTGACGCGGATGGTCAGCCGCACCACGTCGTCGTCGATCTCGTGATACGACGACGTGCCCAGCAGCGTCTCGACCTGGTTGCGGTGCGCGGGCGTCGTCTCGACCGTGACGTCGATTGGCTGGTCGACCGCCCACATCAGCGGATCGACCTCGTCGCGGAACGGCTCGTGCCGCGGGTCGGCCGTGCGGGGGAGGTCGACCCGGACGTCGGCCATGCGGTCCGTGACGAACTGCTTGTCCTTCTCGCTGCCGTCCTCGTGGCCGACCAGATGCCAGCCCGACGTGCCCGGATAGACGAAGTGCGGGTGCACCAGCCGTTGCCGCCGCCTGTAGAGGAACCGCAGCCGGCAATGCCGCTCCAGCGCGTACAGCACCTTGTTCAGCGCGTCGTCATTGCGCTCGGCCAATGGCGCGGTGCGCAACTCCGGAATCGGCGGTGCGGCGGCGCCCTCGATGCCGGCCCGTTCCGCGAACGCCGCATTGCCGGCGATCAGTGCCGCCCTCGCCAACTCGGTCTGTTGTTCCGGCGTCAGGGTCAGTCGCAGCCGATTGTCACCGGCGAACGCCCGATAGACCGCGGTCTGGCCGGGTGGTGCGGTGTTGCGGATGTCCCAGCCGACGCCGTTGAGATCCTCGATCAGCCGCTTCAACTGCCGTACATGATGGTCTTCTCCCCCACCGAAGGCCGCGATCTTCAGCAATCGCGGCGTCGGGATCCCCTTCGGCTCGGCCGCTACCAGCGCGACCAGCACCCGCGTCACCCGTTCCAAAGGACCCAGTTGGTCCCGTCCACCGGCCATGGCGCCCCTCCACAGCAACATCGGACGATCATGCTATGCCCGTGTCATGAGAAAGGCCAGACTAGTTCGTGAATTCTCATTTGGGGAGAATTACGAGGCGGTAGATTGCGGCAAACACCACTGGAACGCTTGGAATGGCTTAGGCACAAGGTGGTGATAGTTTCACTAGGTGAACTATCTGGCCGACGGGGCCGTTCAGTCGTCGCGTTCGAGGGAGTCGCGGAGGAGCCGGCGGATCAGCACCTCGACCAGCATGCGGTCATCGTCGCGCAGGAGCTTGAAGAGATCGTAGAGATCCTCGGTGCGTGCGGGGCGCGGACGGTGCTCGACCTCGGGCTCGCGCGACGGCGCCGGGCGCTCCAGGTGCTCCATGCCGGCGGGTAGCGGCGTGGCGTGGAAGACCGCCAGCGACTGCGTGCACCGCGTCATCGCGACATAGAGCAGCCGCCGGCCCAGCTCCGTCCCGTCGCCGATCTCGGCCGGCTCGACCAGCGCGATGGCGTCGAACTCGAGCCCGTTGACGAGGTCGGCCGGGAGCAGCGTGACCGGCTGGTCGAGGTCGCCGTCGCGGCCGTCGCCGGCCTTGACGCCGGCCGCCTGGCAGTAGCGCAGCGTCTCGTCGTAGCGGGCCGGCGCGACCACCACGCCGACCTTGAACCCCGTACCCGCCGCGGCCTCGCCGGCGGACAGCGCGACCGCCGCTTCGTCGCCGGGGTCGACCCGGCGGACCAGCGGCACGCCGAGGCCGTCGCGCAGCGAGTCGGGCACGTCGAGCGTGCCGCCGTCGGGCAGCTGCCGCCGCGACAGCTCGATGACGGGACGGGGGACGCGGTAGCCGATGCCCAGCGTTCCCTGGCTGAACTCGGACCCGAAGTAGCTGGTCAGCTCGCTCCAGTCGTCGTGCTTGCCGGGACCGGTCGAGCACTCGAGGTCGCCGGCGAGCGTGACGTCGCGACAGCGGCGGGCGATGGCGCGGGCCTGCATGGGCGACAGGTTCTGCGCCTCGTCGACGACGGCGTGCCCGTAGCGCGGCGCAGCGCGCCCGAGCAGGTGCGACAGCTCATCGAGCAGCACGAGGTCGTCGACGGTCCACGGCTCGTCGTCGATCGACGCCGTCGGCTCGCGGTACAGCACGTCGCGCTGGCCGGCCTTCAGGAGGTCGTCGGCCAGCCGCTCCAGCAGCGAGGGGTCGGCATACAGGCCGCGGAGCAGCTCTTCGGGGGTCGCCGGCGCGTCGGCGGCCTCGACCAGCCGGCGCAGCAGCATGGCCATGACGGCCGACCCCTTGACCCGCGCGGCCTCGGGCCGGGTGTCGCGGCCGTTGCGGCGGGCCGGGCCGCCGTACAGCGCGGCGATGTCGGTGGTGACGGCATCGGCGCCGAGCCGCGGCAGGACGTCGGCGACGTAGCTGCGCAGCGGCGGCGTCGGTGCGACGACCAGCAGGCCGCCGGCCCGCACGGCGTCGTCGTGGGCGGCCAGCCACGCGGCGCGGTGCAGCGCGGTGATGGTCTTGCCGGTGCCGGGCCCGCCCTGGATGACGAGGACGCCCCGGCCCGGCCGGCGGACGATGTCGTACTGCTCGGGCCGCAGGGTGGCGGTGGCCTCGGCGAGCGTGCCGGTGCGGAACTGCTCGAGCGCCGCGACGACGACCTTCCCGACGACGGGACGGTGGTCGTGTGCGCTGCTGACGTCGCCCGCGGAGCCGCCGGCGATCTCGTCGTGCACGGCGATGACCTGGCGGTCGCTGACCGTGACGACCCGCTTGAGCGTGACGCCGGCGGGGTCGGTGCCGCAGGACTGGTAGAACGCGCCGGCCTCGGGCGAGTGCCAGGCGACGACGACGGCGTCGCCGGATTCGTCGCGGACGTCGTCGAGACCCACGTAGCGCGAGCCGCCGCCGTCGTCGACCCGCCCGAACAGCGGCGGCAGGTCAGGCGCGTCGTCGCCCAGAAGGGCGTACGAGCGGTCGAGCTGCTGCTGCTCGTCGTCGAGAGCAGGGTGTGTCGTCACGTCTGTCCTTCCATCACCTCGGTATGCCGGGTTCGATGTCGACAGCTGGCGACCTACCCCGCGGAACCTCCCGCGCCGTTGCGGTATTTGACCATGATTGCGCAGATCCACGCGTGGGTCAGGCGAACGACAGGAAAGATGCCTTCCAGTTACCTCAGTGCGACGGGGTCGCCCCGCCGGCGTGCTGCCCGAGCACGAACACGACGCGCTCCGCGTCTGCGTCGTGCCCGTCCAGCCGGAGCTCGACCGCCCACCGATGCACGGTGTCGACGTAGGCACGGTAGCGGGCCGCGCGGCTGCGCGAGCTGGCCAGCCGGGCAGTGCCGCCGATCTGTAATGTCCGGTTGAGCGTCGCGTACACCTGCTCGTCCAGCACCAGCGGCTGCCACGCCCGTCCCACGACGTCGCCCGCGGCGGCCCACCACCGGCTGGCCGGCGACTGGCCGACCCCGCGCAGCGACCACGCCCGGTGGTTCGCCTCCAGGGCGCCGTCGTGCAGGGTCTCGGCGGACCGGAGCCGGCGCACCGAGTCGGCGAGGATGCGGTGCGCGCGGTCCGGGTCGCGCAGCCCGCGCGCCGTCGCCCGCAGCGTCGCGTTCCCCGCGCCCGCCGACGCCCAGGCCATCGTCAGCACGAACGCCTGCAGCACCTCGCGCTGGTTGCCGAGATCCATCGCGTGGCAGGCCGACCGGACGGCGGCGAGCGTCACCACGCGGTCCTTCGCCTTCGATCCCGCCAGCGGTGCGGTGTGCTCGCGGCTGCGCAGCAACGCCGTCACGTTCAGCTCCGGCGGCACGCGATAGAGCACCGCCGTCCAGTTCGGCGGCCGGAACCGCACCGGCGGCGGTTGCGCGTCGCGGTACTTGTCGATGAGCGCCGGAAGCGCGGCCGGCACGGCCGTGCCGTGGATGGTGCGCACCATGGCCACCCCCCCGTGGGTCGCCGTCCTACTGACAACGACATTACGCCCAAAGGGGGACTGATGCTCAGGGGTTTCATCCTGCCGGTGGCGCACCTCCGTTGTGGTGGAACAGCACGAACTCGATGCGCCGGGCATCGACGTCGCTGCCGGCGAGCTGCAGCTCGACCGCCCAGCGGTGGACGGTCTCGACGTAGGCGCGGTAGCGGTCGGCCCGGCGCCGCGAGCCCGCCAGCCGCGTGGTGCCGCCGATGCGCAGGGTGTCGTTGAGCGTGGCGTAGACGTGGTCGTCGAGGACGAGCGGCTGCCACTCGCGGCCGCGCCGGTGGCCGGCCAGCGCCCACCACTTGCTCGCGTAGGGCTGCCCGACGCCGGGGAGCGACCACCAGCGGTGCACCTCTTCCAACGCGCCGTCGTGCAGCGACCCGGCGTGGCGCAGCGCCTTCGCGGCATCGCTGAGCACCCGGAACGCCCGCGCCGGTTCGACGATGGCCTTCGCCGTGTTGGCCTGGTACCGCCCGCCCGTC containing:
- a CDS encoding AAA family ATPase; protein product: MTTHPALDDEQQQLDRSYALLGDDAPDLPPLFGRVDDGGGSRYVGLDDVRDESGDAVVVAWHSPEAGAFYQSCGTDPAGVTLKRVVTVSDRQVIAVHDEIAGGSAGDVSSAHDHRPVVGKVVVAALEQFRTGTLAEATATLRPEQYDIVRRPGRGVLVIQGGPGTGKTITALHRAAWLAAHDDAVRAGGLLVVAPTPPLRSYVADVLPRLGADAVTTDIAALYGGPARRNGRDTRPEAARVKGSAVMAMLLRRLVEAADAPATPEELLRGLYADPSLLERLADDLLKAGQRDVLYREPTASIDDEPWTVDDLVLLDELSHLLGRAAPRYGHAVVDEAQNLSPMQARAIARRCRDVTLAGDLECSTGPGKHDDWSELTSYFGSEFSQGTLGIGYRVPRPVIELSRRQLPDGGTLDVPDSLRDGLGVPLVRRVDPGDEAAVALSAGEAAAGTGFKVGVVVAPARYDETLRYCQAAGVKAGDGRDGDLDQPVTLLPADLVNGLEFDAIALVEPAEIGDGTELGRRLLYVAMTRCTQSLAVFHATPLPAGMEHLERPAPSREPEVEHRPRPARTEDLYDLFKLLRDDDRMLVEVLIRRLLRDSLERDD
- a CDS encoding helix-turn-helix transcriptional regulator; its protein translation is MSVPPPVFVRRFERVTHALRILTMHPDGVPLHRLAAELDVDEQTLRDEIVAFYCADSAAVDTGPLRQVRIEFVDADGEADDVDPATAEVVRASTDHPAAEIGVLHTAPADLAHIYRAGQALLSLEPDNNVLDGALRALGDTMLRGIHPVDDHWKAELAELLVDAIRRRRWVRVEYTPVWHDDSMEHRIAPYRLLRTRRGWEVDAGMSADGRVVGSFLLTGIRDATLLEETFERPPEVEDRLAGHRRVRQIELVVPQDARWAVDRFAESSELLAEDEESVKVRVRLLSPVDRRLGILLLSAGPLAFVTDPPALADAGRRLARELLEHHHAAH
- a CDS encoding helix-turn-helix transcriptional regulator encodes the protein MAGGRDQLGPLERVTRVLVALVAAEPKGIPTPRLLKIAAFGGGEDHHVRQLKRLIEDLNGVGWDIRNTAPPGQTAVYRAFAGDNRLRLTLTPEQQTELARAALIAGNAAFAERAGIEGAAAPPIPELRTAPLAERNDDALNKVLYALERHCRLRFLYRRRQRLVHPHFVYPGTSGWHLVGHEDGSEKDKQFVTDRMADVRVDLPRTADPRHEPFRDEVDPLMWAVDQPIDVTVETTPAHRNQVETLLGTSSYHEIDDDVVRLTIRVTHRAAFRNRVYELGPRVRVLAPETIRRELLLELESLLD
- a CDS encoding OsmC family protein — translated: MAENARRTVSLRRVGERRYVATNARGGELPFGQGDDGDFTPVELLLTAIAGCSAIDIDFITSRRAEPETFELTTTANKIRDDQGNRLEDIEVSIRIRFPDGADGDAAREVLPDAVKKSHDRLCTVSRTVELGTPIAMRLD